The proteins below come from a single Mercenaria mercenaria strain notata chromosome 3, MADL_Memer_1, whole genome shotgun sequence genomic window:
- the LOC128555678 gene encoding nucleoredoxin-like protein 2 — protein MDLFRDKYLVTKEYFEKKPVTPEEETLTQQLNLTPLDKKEEENEEEKEVPGRVLGQEALQGKIVGIYFSASWCPPCQQFIPLLCNMYDELLNRKANFEVVFLSFDKTAEDMESYFRQKHRDWYALPFDDPFKDELKAKYNVTAVPKFIIINKDGEVISLKGRKEVQDKGVIAFRNWAQASSIYEAKQSQNQTVAENNNTEGSKEKDEDENEAAT, from the exons ATGGATCTTTTTAGGGATAAATACTTAGTTACCAAGGAATACTTTGAGAAAAAACCAGTCACGCCGGAAGAAGAGACTCTCACCCAGCAGCTGAACCTCACTCCACTTGACAAAAAGGAGGAGGAGAATGAAGAAGAGAAAGAAGTTCCGGGTCGCGTGCTGGGCCAGGAGGCGTTACAGGGCAAAATTGTGGGAATATACTTTTCCGCCAGTTGGTGTCCACCTTGTCAGCAGTTTATACCACTGTTGTGTAATATGTACGACGAACTCTTGAACAGAAAAGCAAACTTTGAagttgtttttctaagttttgatAAAACGGCAGAAGACATGGAGTCATATTTCCGACAGAAACATAGAGATTGGTACGCCCTTCCCTTCGATGATCCATTCAAGGA TGAATTGAAAGCCAAGTATAATGTGACAGCGGTACCTAAATTCATCATCATTAACAAAGATGGAGAAGTGATTTCATTAAAAGGCCGAAAGGAAGTTCAAGATAAGGGGGTGATAGCTTTCCGAAACTGGGCTCAAGCCTCCAGTATATACGAGGCTAAACAGTCCCAGAATCAGACAGTGGCTGAAAACAATAACACGGAAGGAAGCAAGGAGAAGGATGAGGACGAAAACGAGGCTGCGACGTGA